From the genome of Muricauda sp. SCSIO 64092, one region includes:
- a CDS encoding Hsp20/alpha crystallin family protein — MSLIKFKGSRFPWNESVFDFFNQDTFINDDFFNLEKSMPSMNVKEHENDFEIELAAPGFEKKDFEITMKDDVLEISAHKKVAETKKEEDYTRREFSYNSFKRSMQLPSSVDQSKEVRATYKNGILRLDLLKMEEAKEKPKRIIEVV; from the coding sequence ATGTCACTTATTAAATTTAAAGGAAGCCGATTTCCATGGAACGAAAGTGTTTTTGATTTTTTCAATCAAGATACGTTCATCAATGATGATTTTTTCAACCTTGAAAAGTCCATGCCTTCAATGAACGTAAAAGAACATGAAAATGATTTTGAGATAGAACTGGCGGCCCCGGGATTTGAAAAAAAGGATTTTGAAATCACCATGAAAGATGATGTTTTGGAAATTTCCGCCCATAAAAAAGTAGCGGAAACCAAAAAGGAAGAGGATTACACCCGAAGGGAATTCAGCTATAATTCCTTCAAAAGAAGTATGCAGTTGCCCAGCTCGGTAGATCAATCCAAAGAAGTAAGGGCCACTTATAAAAACGGTATTTTAAGATTGGACCTTTTAAAAATGGAAGAAGCCAAAGAGAAACCCAAAAGAATTATTGAGGTGGTTTAG
- a CDS encoding sensor histidine kinase has protein sequence MDKDHGILQFSTGLLDFFELPKSHVPKKLDDLFGKLPLGLITCINNNLEHVEIVPIVSKKGKQRWIKVSLFPLGNESPGFQIFFDDVTEDKEHYELALEAKKIAKIGSWKVDLIKNSIFWSKITKTIHEVPPDFEPDLEKGINFYKEGEHRERIVEAVSACIESGKPFDVELIIVTAKGNEKWVRSIGEAERSNGKTIGFYGVFQDIDEIRREKLKNEELNNRMRAAVQSAQIGIWDWDVVNNHLIWDDNMFTIFDIDRDEFKEAYKAWESALHPEDKERATHEVELALEGKKDFDTVFRIRKQDGSIAHIQGRAQVFRDGNGKPLRMVGINADVTKLKRKDERLRKLLDLTEKQNQKLLNFAQIVSHNLRSNSSNISMLSGMLLSNIVKKERDKFLDMIHTSSERLEETLNQLNEIIRIQETRYSDLHEVKVLPILENVLERINATIVESKAKVCIDMPKAIRVIGVEPYLTSVFTNLLTNSIKYKSSQRALKINIKAEILGNQTVIGFEDNGLGIDLEKNAKNLFGMYKTFHNNEDAKGVGLFISKNQMEAMNGKIEVRSTVNKGSTFYLYFTNNE, from the coding sequence ATGGATAAGGACCATGGGATATTGCAATTCTCTACAGGGCTATTGGACTTTTTTGAACTCCCAAAATCACATGTTCCCAAAAAATTGGATGACCTATTTGGTAAATTGCCATTAGGCCTTATAACATGCATAAACAACAATTTGGAACATGTAGAAATTGTTCCCATAGTTTCAAAAAAGGGGAAACAGCGATGGATTAAGGTTTCCCTCTTTCCCTTGGGCAATGAGTCACCCGGATTTCAGATCTTTTTTGATGATGTTACCGAAGATAAGGAGCACTATGAACTGGCCCTGGAGGCTAAAAAAATAGCGAAGATTGGAAGTTGGAAGGTCGATTTGATCAAGAATTCAATTTTCTGGTCAAAGATAACCAAAACCATTCATGAAGTTCCTCCGGATTTTGAACCCGATTTGGAAAAGGGCATCAATTTTTACAAAGAAGGTGAGCATAGGGAAAGGATTGTGGAAGCGGTATCAGCGTGCATAGAATCTGGAAAACCCTTTGATGTGGAACTGATTATTGTAACCGCAAAAGGCAATGAGAAGTGGGTTCGGTCCATTGGGGAAGCGGAACGTAGCAATGGGAAAACCATCGGGTTCTATGGGGTGTTTCAGGATATTGATGAGATCAGGCGCGAAAAGCTCAAGAACGAGGAATTGAACAATCGTATGCGGGCAGCGGTACAGAGCGCCCAAATTGGTATTTGGGATTGGGATGTGGTCAACAACCACCTTATCTGGGACGATAATATGTTCACCATTTTCGATATAGATCGAGATGAATTTAAAGAGGCCTATAAAGCCTGGGAATCCGCACTTCACCCTGAAGACAAGGAGCGCGCCACCCATGAAGTAGAGCTGGCCCTTGAGGGCAAGAAAGACTTTGATACCGTGTTTCGGATACGAAAACAGGATGGGTCAATTGCACATATCCAGGGAAGGGCGCAGGTTTTTAGGGATGGGAACGGAAAGCCACTTCGTATGGTCGGAATCAATGCCGATGTCACCAAACTCAAAAGAAAGGACGAACGTTTGCGCAAGCTTTTGGATTTGACGGAAAAGCAAAACCAAAAACTGTTGAACTTTGCACAGATTGTGTCGCACAACCTTCGTTCCAACTCCAGTAATATATCCATGTTGTCCGGCATGTTATTGTCCAATATCGTGAAAAAGGAAAGGGATAAATTTCTGGACATGATCCACACTTCCTCAGAAAGGTTGGAAGAGACCTTGAACCAGTTGAATGAAATCATAAGAATTCAAGAAACAAGGTATAGCGACTTACATGAGGTGAAGGTGTTGCCGATACTGGAAAACGTTTTGGAACGTATCAACGCCACTATTGTGGAATCCAAGGCTAAAGTTTGTATTGACATGCCCAAAGCGATAAGGGTAATTGGTGTAGAGCCCTATCTAACAAGCGTTTTCACGAACCTTCTGACCAATAGCATCAAATACAAATCTTCCCAAAGGGCACTTAAAATCAATATTAAGGCGGAAATTCTGGGCAATCAGACTGTAATAGGTTTTGAGGACAACGGCTTGGGAATTGATTTGGAAAAGAACGCCAAAAACCTTTTCGGGATGTACAAAACCTTTCATAACAATGAGGATGCCAAAGGGGTTGGATTGTTCATTTCAAAAAACCAAATGGAGGCTATGAACGGAAAAATCGAAGTAAGAAGTACCGTCAATAAGGGCAGTACATTTTACTTGTACTTTACTAACAACGAATAA
- a CDS encoding universal stress protein — translation MMNILLPTDFSENAFEAACYGLHLLQGETCVFYVMHTYTPPIYRVDYVMGSPGQLGLPDDHQYFAETNLRGFVDRLGKEFKNTKHTFIPHSAFNTLADETVRMVKNENIDLIIMGTQGATGAKELFFGSNALHIIKKATTPVLVIPSNTQFTPPNVILFPTDLEIDFKQAQLNVLFGLSQLWNAKIHILHLTAPEGLDEVQFHNRKKLKELLQYTSFVYHDLPDQELLVAIDHFHKEHKMDILAMVQNKHTFLERLFIMPIIKNIGLHSLVPFLVLPYMDKPD, via the coding sequence ATGATGAACATTCTTTTGCCTACGGATTTTTCTGAAAATGCCTTTGAGGCTGCCTGCTACGGCCTTCATCTTTTGCAAGGGGAAACCTGTGTATTTTATGTAATGCACACCTATACCCCGCCCATATATCGAGTGGATTATGTTATGGGAAGTCCAGGTCAATTGGGTCTACCGGACGACCATCAGTATTTTGCCGAAACGAACCTGAGGGGATTTGTGGACAGATTGGGGAAGGAATTCAAAAATACCAAGCACACTTTTATACCGCATTCGGCCTTTAATACATTGGCAGATGAAACCGTGCGTATGGTAAAAAATGAAAACATAGACTTGATCATTATGGGAACCCAAGGGGCCACTGGGGCCAAGGAGCTGTTTTTTGGCTCCAATGCCCTTCATATCATAAAAAAGGCAACAACGCCCGTCTTGGTGATTCCCTCCAACACTCAATTTACACCCCCAAATGTGATTTTATTTCCAACGGATCTGGAAATCGATTTTAAACAAGCACAACTCAATGTTTTGTTTGGCCTTTCCCAATTGTGGAATGCGAAAATCCACATACTCCACCTCACTGCTCCGGAGGGTCTGGACGAAGTGCAATTCCATAACCGGAAGAAGTTGAAGGAGCTTCTCCAATATACCAGTTTTGTGTATCACGATTTACCGGACCAGGAGCTATTGGTCGCCATTGACCATTTTCACAAGGAACATAAAATGGATATCCTCGCCATGGTACAGAACAAACACACCTTTTTGGAACGTCTGTTCATTATGCCCATCATTAAAAATATTGGCCTGCACAGCCTTGTTCCGTTTTTGGTATTGCCCTATATGGACAAACCCGATTAA
- a CDS encoding universal stress protein has protein sequence MKNILVPTDFSENAENAFRYAQHLYRPFQCNFFLTHIDGQLNVQSGSFVPIKKGNGTKTAKPAKEILSDLLTKTKRGNTNKDHCFYAIYEHGFFIESIKRQLEEREIDLIVMGTKGVSGPKEKVVGSNTGDVITKVQHNTLVVPNDVALSKPREIAFPTDYNIFYSHDILSAITEMLELNKAGLRIVNVGRKGAVLSHEQKGNKAYLLDFMEETHPNNYSFHTFTNKKVKLAIQGFVEKRDVEMIIMVAKNLNFIQQLLFDSIVEKISFHSKVPFYVIHD, from the coding sequence ATGAAAAATATTCTAGTCCCTACGGATTTTTCAGAGAATGCTGAAAATGCCTTTAGATATGCGCAGCATCTGTACAGGCCATTTCAATGCAATTTTTTTCTAACGCACATAGATGGCCAATTAAACGTTCAAAGCGGCTCTTTTGTCCCAATCAAAAAGGGAAACGGGACGAAAACCGCAAAACCTGCAAAGGAGATTCTGTCCGATCTTTTAACCAAAACAAAACGGGGAAATACCAATAAAGACCATTGTTTTTATGCGATATACGAGCACGGGTTCTTTATTGAATCCATTAAAAGACAATTGGAGGAACGTGAAATAGATTTAATTGTGATGGGCACGAAAGGGGTTTCCGGCCCAAAAGAAAAGGTGGTGGGAAGTAACACGGGTGATGTCATAACCAAGGTACAACACAACACCTTGGTAGTCCCCAATGATGTAGCGCTTTCCAAGCCAAGGGAAATCGCTTTTCCCACAGATTACAATATTTTTTATTCCCATGATATCCTGAGCGCAATCACCGAAATGCTTGAATTGAACAAGGCAGGTCTCAGAATAGTGAACGTGGGCAGAAAAGGTGCTGTGTTGAGCCATGAGCAAAAAGGGAACAAGGCATACCTGCTGGATTTTATGGAAGAGACCCATCCAAACAACTACAGTTTCCACACCTTCACCAATAAAAAGGTAAAATTGGCGATACAGGGTTTCGTAGAAAAGCGGGATGTGGAAATGATCATCATGGTGGCGAAGAACCTTAATTTCATACAACAACTACTTTTTGATTCCATTGTGGAGAAAATAAGTTTCCACTCCAAGGTCCCATTCTATGTAATCCACGATTGA
- the cls gene encoding cardiolipin synthase: protein MLLFLFIIAYVVIAFALVISLLINGIRPSKTLAWLLAIFTIPLGGMLLYLVFGRNRRKNKLFVLSRDFLGHLPKITAAPIASDLDGHKVQKLIERTTKIPITSLNSLVLLKDGKETFESIFKALERAQNHIHIQYYIFEDGLLAQKFLDLFERKRRQNVSIRLIYDGIGSYSLSKGYIKKLKSIGVEVEQFLPFRLGRFLAALNYRNHRKIIVADNQVGFTGGINISDKYLKGDPDLGRWHDIHLQLKGEAVAFLNRVFLSDWYLASGKSEGSSNLPMTTSKTIAPNPKTHLQLVPSGPDDDFAIMEQVYFTIINQAKEYLYIANPYIIPSQAILQSLKTASLSGVDVKLLLSATTDSKVVDWCVRAYFEAYLKAGIKIYLYPDGFLHSKMVISDTKIASIGTANLDDRSLQQNYEVNVIIYDQKISADLRNDFLNNCSKSQEVDRLAFQQRSWWAKIREGLAKLLSPLL, encoded by the coding sequence ATGTTGCTATTTCTGTTCATCATTGCTTATGTGGTTATTGCTTTTGCGCTGGTCATAAGCTTGCTTATCAATGGGATTAGGCCGAGTAAAACCCTGGCCTGGCTTTTGGCCATTTTTACCATCCCCCTTGGGGGAATGCTACTCTATCTTGTGTTCGGAAGGAACAGGCGAAAAAACAAGCTCTTTGTCCTCAGCAGGGATTTTTTGGGACATCTTCCAAAGATTACAGCTGCCCCCATTGCATCAGACCTAGACGGTCACAAGGTCCAAAAATTGATAGAAAGGACCACTAAAATTCCCATTACTTCATTGAACTCTTTGGTATTGCTCAAGGATGGTAAGGAAACCTTTGAGTCCATTTTTAAAGCGTTGGAGCGCGCCCAAAACCACATCCATATCCAATACTATATTTTTGAAGATGGCCTATTGGCCCAGAAATTCCTGGATCTATTTGAAAGAAAGAGAAGGCAGAACGTCTCCATTAGACTGATCTACGATGGCATAGGCAGTTACTCCTTGAGCAAAGGGTACATTAAAAAGCTCAAAAGTATTGGGGTTGAAGTAGAACAGTTTCTTCCATTTAGATTGGGAAGGTTCCTGGCGGCATTGAACTATAGAAACCATAGAAAAATTATTGTGGCAGATAACCAGGTGGGGTTCACGGGCGGCATTAATATCTCGGACAAATATCTTAAGGGGGATCCGGATTTGGGAAGGTGGCATGATATCCACCTGCAATTGAAAGGGGAAGCCGTGGCTTTTCTAAACAGGGTCTTTTTGTCGGATTGGTATCTTGCGAGTGGAAAATCCGAAGGGAGCTCCAATCTTCCCATGACCACTTCAAAAACGATTGCCCCCAACCCAAAAACCCATTTGCAGCTCGTTCCCAGCGGGCCAGATGATGATTTTGCCATAATGGAACAGGTCTATTTTACCATTATCAACCAGGCAAAGGAATACCTGTATATCGCCAACCCTTACATCATTCCAAGCCAGGCCATTTTGCAAAGCCTTAAAACCGCCTCCCTTAGTGGGGTGGATGTAAAACTATTGCTATCTGCAACTACGGACAGTAAAGTAGTGGACTGGTGTGTTAGGGCATATTTTGAAGCCTATTTAAAGGCAGGCATAAAAATATACCTATATCCAGATGGGTTCCTGCACAGCAAAATGGTCATCAGTGATACTAAAATTGCCAGTATTGGCACGGCCAACCTTGATGATCGAAGTCTACAACAAAACTATGAGGTCAATGTAATCATCTATGACCAAAAAATAAGTGCCGATCTCAGGAATGATTTTCTAAACAACTGTTCAAAATCCCAGGAAGTGGACCGTCTTGCGTTCCAACAACGCAGTTGGTGGGCAAAAATACGGGAAGGATTGGCAAAACTTTTGAGTCCGCTCCTATAA
- a CDS encoding NAD(P)-dependent oxidoreductase, translating to MKVLVYSAKDFEVEKLKNANQDKHRMTFVSEALDSTTVTLAAGHEAISIFSGDDASSVVMEMLKELGVKYLTLRSTGYNNVSTIAAKRLGIKVANAPDYSPHAIAEHTICLVLALNRRLLLANKQVKAYNFLLNDLVGSNLNGKTVGIVGTGRIGSLLVKLFHAFGCEVIANDLVVNHYLENQFNVKYMDLHTLCRKADIISIHVPLTQDTHYMFNESLFKLMKKGIVLVNTARGAVVRTKDVLNALRDGSLAGYATDVYETEKGIFFRDNPSGIKDAELKELIALPNVLLTPHQAFVTEEALRNIADTTVYNLNCWEENRPCKNELGYKTQILL from the coding sequence ATGAAAGTGTTGGTATATAGTGCAAAGGATTTTGAAGTCGAAAAACTTAAAAACGCCAATCAGGATAAGCATAGGATGACGTTCGTATCGGAGGCGTTGGACAGTACAACGGTCACTTTGGCTGCCGGTCATGAAGCCATTTCCATTTTTTCCGGTGATGATGCCTCTTCGGTAGTCATGGAGATGTTGAAGGAACTTGGGGTCAAGTACCTCACCTTACGCTCTACCGGGTACAACAATGTAAGCACAATAGCCGCAAAACGATTGGGGATCAAAGTGGCGAATGCACCGGATTATTCCCCCCATGCCATTGCGGAACATACCATTTGTTTGGTGTTGGCCTTAAACAGAAGGTTGCTACTGGCCAACAAACAAGTAAAAGCGTACAATTTTTTGCTCAATGATCTAGTGGGTTCCAACTTGAACGGTAAAACGGTTGGCATTGTGGGAACAGGAAGGATAGGGTCACTTTTGGTGAAGCTGTTCCACGCCTTCGGTTGTGAGGTCATTGCAAATGATTTGGTGGTCAACCATTATTTGGAAAACCAGTTCAATGTGAAATACATGGATTTGCATACGCTATGTAGAAAGGCGGATATCATCAGTATCCATGTACCCCTTACCCAAGACACCCACTATATGTTCAACGAATCACTTTTCAAACTTATGAAGAAGGGGATTGTTTTGGTCAATACGGCCAGAGGGGCTGTTGTGAGGACAAAGGATGTATTGAACGCCTTGAGGGATGGTTCCCTTGCGGGGTATGCCACGGATGTTTACGAAACCGAAAAAGGAATCTTTTTTCGGGACAACCCCTCCGGCATAAAAGATGCGGAACTCAAGGAATTGATAGCATTGCCCAATGTATTGCTAACGCCCCATCAGGCATTTGTGACCGAGGAAGCGTTACGGAATATCGCGGATACCACAGTATATAATCTAAACTGCTGGGAAGAAAATAGGCCTTGCAAGAACGAATTGGGCTATAAAACCCAAATACTGTTATAG
- a CDS encoding universal stress protein, whose translation MRTVLIPTDFSENALQALTYAQEIFKCTRTVFYLLHAYDDNLYVDSEKSTPKDRKRKSQELYKRTVESLKVVVERAEGLPPNPKHSFETIASSDSLVDAVNDAVNRLNVDIVVMGTKGGTSDNKTIFGSYTIQVFKYVVCPVLAIPGKVEFRPPKRILFPTDYMVPYKRRELKLLGELAGQFKSEIHFLYLSDFDVLSNRQVDNKLFLKGTLDKAYLFFETSKTQHKVNAILECIAKKEMDMLTMVNSRHSFFEDMLYRSSVDELGMKVKIPFLVMQNLPR comes from the coding sequence ATGCGAACGGTACTTATACCAACGGATTTTTCGGAAAATGCACTGCAGGCACTTACCTATGCCCAGGAAATCTTTAAGTGCACAAGAACGGTTTTCTACCTACTGCATGCCTATGATGATAACCTATATGTCGACTCCGAAAAGTCAACCCCCAAGGATAGAAAACGAAAAAGTCAAGAGTTGTATAAGAGAACCGTGGAAAGCCTAAAAGTAGTGGTCGAACGGGCAGAAGGGTTACCACCAAACCCAAAACATAGCTTTGAAACCATAGCATCATCCGATAGTCTGGTGGATGCGGTCAATGATGCTGTAAACCGCCTCAATGTGGACATTGTGGTCATGGGTACCAAAGGCGGGACCAGCGATAATAAGACCATTTTTGGCAGTTATACGATTCAGGTCTTTAAATATGTGGTTTGCCCCGTTTTGGCGATTCCCGGGAAGGTAGAATTCAGGCCGCCAAAAAGAATCCTTTTTCCCACGGATTATATGGTCCCCTATAAAAGAAGGGAGTTAAAACTTTTGGGAGAGTTGGCCGGACAGTTCAAATCTGAAATCCATTTTTTATACCTATCCGATTTTGATGTGCTGAGCAATCGGCAGGTGGACAATAAACTGTTTTTAAAAGGGACACTTGACAAGGCCTACCTTTTTTTTGAAACCTCCAAAACACAGCATAAGGTAAATGCAATTTTGGAATGTATTGCTAAAAAGGAAATGGACATGCTTACCATGGTCAATTCCCGCCATTCCTTTTTTGAGGATATGCTATACCGATCATCTGTAGATGAATTGGGCATGAAGGTCAAGATTCCGTTCCTAGTAATGCAAAATTTACCGAGATAA
- a CDS encoding response regulator, translating into MKKILLVEDDISLRENMEELLDLSGFSVCAVANGRAAIAMAKKEMPDLILCDIMMPEMDGYAVLEHLSASPKTCKIPFVFVSAKTERHDVRKGMDLGADDYLTKPFEEEELLNTIHSRLNKAEALNNAFSDWRTTNVKNYEIRTLHQLKNFFDDHGELLSFKKEESIYKEGDHSNKIYLILKGSVKCYKLDEQGKELITSVYATDEFLGFTSLMDYVPYQEFAVALEDVELAGISKPQLKTILEENQHVSLEVLEVMVESIAEIKKQLLQMAYSSVRKRTAYTLLQFARAMGNKMGKPLKIARSDLAGAAGVATESLIRTLSDFKQEGLIAVENRNIIILDPETLQHIG; encoded by the coding sequence GTTGAAGATGATATTTCCCTGAGGGAGAACATGGAAGAACTTTTGGACCTCTCCGGTTTTTCGGTTTGTGCGGTGGCCAATGGCCGGGCGGCCATAGCAATGGCCAAAAAGGAAATGCCAGATTTGATATTATGTGATATTATGATGCCGGAAATGGACGGCTATGCCGTTTTGGAACACCTTTCCGCTTCTCCAAAAACCTGTAAAATACCTTTTGTGTTCGTCTCGGCCAAAACCGAAAGGCATGACGTACGGAAAGGAATGGACCTGGGTGCGGACGACTATCTTACAAAGCCCTTTGAGGAGGAGGAATTACTGAACACCATCCATAGTAGACTAAACAAGGCAGAAGCACTTAACAATGCGTTTTCGGATTGGCGCACAACTAATGTCAAGAACTATGAAATAAGGACTTTGCATCAGTTGAAAAATTTTTTTGACGACCATGGGGAACTACTTTCCTTTAAAAAGGAAGAATCCATTTATAAAGAAGGGGACCACTCCAATAAAATATACCTCATACTTAAAGGTTCCGTAAAATGTTACAAACTGGACGAACAGGGCAAGGAATTGATAACATCGGTCTATGCCACCGATGAGTTCCTGGGGTTCACCTCATTAATGGACTATGTTCCTTATCAAGAGTTTGCCGTGGCGCTTGAAGATGTTGAACTCGCGGGGATTTCAAAGCCCCAACTCAAAACCATTTTGGAGGAAAACCAACATGTTTCCCTGGAGGTTTTGGAGGTGATGGTGGAGAGTATCGCCGAAATTAAAAAACAACTTTTACAAATGGCCTATAGCTCAGTACGAAAGCGCACGGCATATACGCTCTTACAGTTTGCCCGTGCCATGGGCAACAAAATGGGAAAACCCCTGAAAATTGCAAGAAGCGACCTGGCAGGGGCTGCGGGCGTGGCAACGGAAAGTCTTATAAGGACACTTTCGGATTTTAAGCAAGAGGGACTGATTGCCGTTGAAAATAGGAACATTATTATTTTGGATCCGGAAACACTTCAACATATTGGCTGA
- a CDS encoding universal stress protein has protein sequence MKKILLPTDFSKNAWNAIGYAMKFLEDEECLFYLLNTYTPVIYRVDYLIGGPAVSAVPDIGIDVSLAGLARSVEKIKKEYSNPKHRFKTISEFNTLTDEVLRVCGEEGIDLIIMGTKGATGAKEIFLGSNAIHVIRKTRVPILVIPEGFAYKHLEAVLFPTDYLSQYNPENMAPLFEIMEKGSTLLHIVHAEEEKLAIAQMENKEQLKKLVNHMPSLFEDVTDGYMPNIVHSYVEKHNIDLVVMMNKRHSFLRRLLFKQNIDQVGYHCAVPFMVLPDTS, from the coding sequence ATGAAAAAGATTCTCTTACCCACGGATTTTTCTAAAAATGCATGGAACGCCATAGGGTATGCCATGAAATTTCTAGAGGACGAAGAGTGCCTATTTTATCTATTGAATACCTATACGCCAGTAATCTATAGGGTGGATTATTTGATTGGGGGTCCTGCAGTAAGTGCCGTTCCCGATATTGGTATTGATGTTTCATTGGCGGGATTGGCGCGTTCCGTGGAGAAGATAAAAAAAGAGTACTCGAACCCCAAACATCGGTTTAAAACCATTTCAGAGTTCAATACGCTCACGGATGAGGTACTTAGGGTTTGTGGGGAGGAAGGTATCGATCTCATAATTATGGGCACGAAAGGGGCTACCGGGGCCAAGGAAATTTTCCTGGGTTCCAATGCCATACATGTGATACGGAAGACCAGGGTTCCCATATTGGTCATACCGGAAGGCTTTGCATACAAGCATTTGGAAGCCGTACTCTTCCCAACAGATTATTTAAGCCAGTACAATCCAGAAAACATGGCCCCTTTATTTGAAATCATGGAAAAGGGCAGTACCCTTCTGCATATTGTCCATGCAGAGGAGGAGAAACTGGCCATTGCCCAAATGGAAAATAAGGAACAACTTAAAAAACTGGTAAACCATATGCCCAGTCTTTTTGAAGATGTAACCGATGGATATATGCCCAATATTGTCCACTCCTACGTAGAAAAGCACAACATTGATTTAGTGGTTATGATGAACAAAAGGCACAGCTTTCTTCGGCGCCTACTGTTTAAGCAGAATATTGATCAAGTAGGATACCATTGCGCTGTTCCATTTATGGTTTTACCGGATACTTCATAA
- a CDS encoding universal stress protein codes for MNKRILLPTDYSKNALNAIRYAQRLYKDVSCDFYLLNTYQVSGYALDSMMVPEPGEQLYETFKRKSEEGMDRLLGMLHPELDNPKHHFETRCEFNSLIEAVRHMVAKKDIDTIIMGTKGLTGSKARIFGTHTVKVMESIKACPVIAIPESPVFQPPREILFPTDYRTNFKKKEMQYLIEIAKLHDSRINVLHIDQDKDGKLNKEEQTNRLLLQDILDGTDYEMHFLPAVKLVKGINVFMESRNCDMLAFLNRKHLFFGSILSNPLVKEIGYEPKVPILELNDNP; via the coding sequence ATGAACAAGAGAATTTTACTTCCCACGGACTATTCCAAGAATGCATTGAACGCAATTCGCTATGCGCAAAGACTTTACAAGGATGTTAGTTGTGATTTTTATTTGCTCAACACCTATCAGGTATCCGGATATGCCTTGGACAGTATGATGGTCCCCGAACCAGGGGAACAACTTTATGAGACCTTTAAAAGAAAGTCCGAAGAGGGAATGGACCGCTTATTGGGGATGCTCCATCCAGAGTTGGACAACCCCAAACACCATTTTGAAACCAGGTGCGAATTCAATAGCCTTATTGAAGCCGTTAGACATATGGTGGCCAAAAAGGATATTGATACCATTATCATGGGGACCAAAGGATTAACGGGGTCCAAAGCCAGGATTTTTGGGACCCATACGGTTAAGGTTATGGAGTCCATAAAGGCATGCCCCGTTATTGCCATTCCGGAAAGTCCGGTTTTCCAGCCGCCAAGGGAAATCCTGTTTCCAACGGATTATAGGACCAATTTCAAAAAAAAGGAGATGCAGTACCTCATAGAGATTGCAAAACTGCACGACTCCAGAATCAATGTACTCCATATTGATCAGGATAAAGATGGAAAGCTCAATAAAGAAGAGCAGACCAACAGACTGCTTTTACAGGATATTTTGGATGGCACGGATTATGAGATGCATTTTTTGCCTGCCGTTAAATTGGTAAAGGGGATCAATGTATTCATGGAAAGCAGAAATTGTGATATGCTGGCCTTTTTAAACCGAAAACACCTCTTCTTTGGAAGCATACTTTCCAACCCCTTGGTAAAGGAAATAGGATATGAACCCAAAGTACCGATTCTTGAATTGAACGATAACCCATAA
- a CDS encoding universal stress protein, giving the protein MKHILLPTDFSENAWNAIFTAIKLYANFTCKFYVLNCYALEGRNIGGFKSTVRSGMVYKALKTTSQTGLAEIMQYVKENQTDPNYQFETISYSGDLVSGIKNSISKYDIETIVMGTKGATGAKSIFLGSNTVNTLKRIKNCVLIAVPKKFDFKALKSVVLPTEYTHFFPKPVFKPLLELIGIEDTEVKIFHVAQEFKMNAQQEANKAILKKRLKGYAHSFYKVTIKSTVARAIRDFSEAQNADLIVLTNYSHTFLEKITQEPVVRKMMFKSSKPIMVLPDLEG; this is encoded by the coding sequence ATGAAACATATTCTATTGCCAACGGACTTCTCAGAAAATGCATGGAATGCCATTTTCACGGCTATAAAGCTCTATGCCAACTTTACCTGTAAATTTTATGTTTTAAACTGTTATGCCCTGGAAGGTCGAAATATAGGGGGCTTTAAGAGCACGGTGCGATCCGGAATGGTGTACAAAGCCCTTAAAACCACCTCACAGACCGGACTGGCGGAAATCATGCAATATGTAAAGGAAAACCAAACCGATCCAAATTATCAATTTGAAACCATATCCTATTCCGGGGATTTGGTCTCGGGCATCAAAAACAGCATATCAAAGTATGATATTGAAACCATAGTAATGGGTACTAAAGGGGCAACAGGGGCCAAAAGCATCTTTTTGGGCAGTAATACGGTGAATACATTAAAAAGAATTAAAAACTGTGTCTTGATCGCCGTTCCCAAAAAATTTGATTTTAAGGCGTTGAAATCTGTGGTACTGCCTACGGAATATACCCATTTCTTTCCTAAACCTGTATTTAAACCCTTATTGGAACTGATCGGTATCGAAGATACCGAAGTAAAGATATTTCATGTCGCCCAGGAGTTTAAGATGAACGCGCAGCAGGAAGCCAACAAAGCCATTTTAAAAAAGCGGTTGAAAGGGTATGCCCACTCCTTTTATAAGGTGACCATAAAATCCACTGTGGCCAGGGCCATCCGGGATTTTTCCGAAGCGCAAAATGCAGATTTGATCGTCCTGACCAACTATTCCCACACGTTTCTGGAAAAAATCACCCAAGAACCTGTGGTAAGGAAAATGATGTTCAAAAGTAGTAAACCCATTATGGTATTGCCCGACCTTGAAGGGTAA